In Flavobacteriales bacterium, the genomic stretch GCTTCATAAGAACCAGCAGCTTTAATTGCGCTTCCTAATAATTTAATTTTTCTTCTTTCTACTTCAAAACCAGCTTTGTTTAAAGCATCAGCTAACTGTACGTTAGTAACAGAACCAAAAATCTTTCCGTTCTCACCAACTTTAGCACCAACTTTGATTGAAGCTTCAGCTAACTTAGCAGCAACTGCTTGAGCTTCTTCTTTAATCTTCGCTAATTTATGACTTCTTTGACGCATTGTTTCAGCGTGCATTTTCTTTACAGATTCTGTTGCAATAACAGCCATCTTCTGAGG encodes the following:
- the rplI gene encoding 50S ribosomal protein L9; the encoded protein is MEVLLKKNVDNLGDKDEIVSVKDGYGRNFLIPQKMAVIATESVKKMHAETMRQRSHKLAKIKEEAQAVAAKLAEASIKVGAKVGENGKIFGSVTNVQLADALNKAGFEVERRKIKLLGSAIKAAGSYEAEVKLHKEITVKVGFEVVGE